From Toxorhynchites rutilus septentrionalis strain SRP chromosome 2, ASM2978413v1, whole genome shotgun sequence, a single genomic window includes:
- the LOC129767010 gene encoding ornithine decarboxylase 1-like translates to MKFLAQDAERMTMVETEQVNVPAIVEELTGQMPTEEPFYVMNIDDIVRKHQNWIEKMPRVVPHYAVKCNDNEVVCATLAALGTGFDCASKGEIAKILALGVNPDRIIFANPMKPASHLRYANANNVKSMTFDSDSELLKIKKICPDAQLVLRIRCEAENARCPLGKKFGCDPVEEAPRLIKIARGLGLELVGISFHVGSGCADFPIYYKAISYARDLFDYGRSVGYEFNLLDIGGGFLGDSGTSIDEVAMIVNAALDKFFPDKSVRVISEPGRYYVASAFTLVSNVQSKRVCLNASNGAIDRMMYYLNDGVYASFNCILYDHQIPKPKLIGQQAGKLYDSTIWGPTCDALDQLIETIQLPELEVDDWVVFENMGAYTIPVATPFNGFPLPKIFCYISKGTLEILKSVYPLTEEILFDKTGSGLVITYENPVCA, encoded by the exons ATGAAATTCCTCGCTCAAGACGCCGAACGCATGACGATGGTCGAGACCGAACAGGTCAATGTGCCAGCCATCGTCGAGGAGCTGACCGGGCAGATGCCCACCGAGGAGCCATTCTACGTGATGAACATCGATGACATCGTCCGCAAGCACCAGAACTGGATCGAGAAAATGCCCCGCGTCGTTCCGCACTATGCCGTCAAGTGCAACGACAATGAGGTTGTCTGCGCGACGCTGGCTGCCCTGGGAACGGGTTTCGATTGTGCCTCGAAGGGAGAGATCGCGAAGATCCTCGCCCTGGGTGTGAACCCAGATCGTATCATTTTTGCGAACCCAATGAAGCCGGCATCGCATCTGCGTTACGCCAACGCAAACAACGTTAAATCGATGACGTTCGACAGTGACAGCGAGCTGCTCAAGATCAAGAAAATTTGCCCGGATGCCCAACTGGTGCTTCGTATTCGCTGTGAGGCTGAGAATGCCCGATGTCCACTGGGGAAGAAGTTTGGCTGCGATCCAGTGGAGGAAGCTCCACGTCTGATTAAAATCGCTCGCGGTCTCGGTCTCGAACTCGTTGGCATTAGCTTCCACGTTGGATCAGGTTGTGCGGACTTCCCTATCTACTACAAGGCAATCTCGTACGCAAGGGACTTGTTCGATTACGGCCGATCGGTGGGCTATGAGTTCAACCTGTTGGACATTGGCGGTGGCTTTCTGGGCGATTCAGGTACTTCTATCGATGAAGTAGCGATGATCGTCAATGCTGCCCTGGATAAATTCTTCCCGGATAAATCGGTTCGCGTTATTTCCGAGCCTGGTCGGTACTACGTGGCGTCGGCATTCACACTGGTCTCCAACGTGCAATCGAAACGTGTTTGCCTGAATGCCTCAAATGGTGCCATCGATCGCATGATGTACTATCTGAACGATGGCGTTTACGCCTCGTTCAACTGCATTCTCTATGATCATCAAATCCCCAAACCCAAGCTGATCGGTCAACAGGCGGGTAAGCTATACGATAGCACCATCTGGGGACCAACATGTGACGCTTTGGATCAACTCATCGAAACCATTCAGCTCCCAGAGCTGGAAGTCGACGATTGGGTTGTGTTCGAGAACATGGGTGCCTACACGATCCCGGTGGCGACTCCCTTCAACGGGTTTCCGCTGCCAAAGATCTTCTGTTACATCAGCAAAGGGACACT agaaattctaaaaagtGTGTACCCACTCACGGAAGAGATTCTTTTCGACAAAACCGGCTCCGGACTTGTCATCACCTACGAGAACCCGGTTTGCGCGTGA